The following proteins are co-located in the Hemitrygon akajei chromosome 25, sHemAka1.3, whole genome shotgun sequence genome:
- the LOC140716257 gene encoding uncharacterized protein, with product MRTTWGRPDRRRWWPGDVKGVRAVRRWCPGCADSQDSGTGVETRPNLTTDKLLKGGDGDCGVRVSCVSPVRRLAFGRPQELARHGKRMCKGGGVRKERSGSLPYSPFTYLVCGKSFTYLSKLQTHRLVHSDERPFRCPDCGKGFKCSANLKGHCQAHTDERPFACADCGKTFKSSGDLTTHQRAHTGCAVCGKGFTHSSTLLTHQLVHTDERPVRCSECGKAFKSFQELRRHQRQHTGERPCTCPVRGKCFAHSSNLQKHHRVYSGE from the exons ATGCGAACCACGTGGGGACGTCCGGACCGACGGAGGTGGTGGCCGGGTGACGTCAAGGGAGTGCGTGCTGTGCGGCGGTGGTGCCCTGGTTGCGCCGATTCCCAG GATTCTGGTACAGGCGTGGAGACAAGGCCAAATCTCACTACTGACAAATTGCTGAAAGGAGGAGATGGTGACTGTGGTGTCAGGGTCTCATGCGTGAGCCCCGTACGCAGACTTGCTTTTGGGCGACCACAGGAACTGGCCAGGCATGGGAAGAGAATGTGCAAAGGCGGGGGTGTCAGGAAGGAACGAAGTGGCAGCCTCCCTTACAGCCCCTTCACCTACttggtctgtgggaagagcttcACCTATCTGTCCAAGCTGCAGACACATCGTCTCGTCCACAGTGACGAGAGGCCGTTCCGTTGCCCTGACTGTGGCAAGGGCTTCAAGTGCTCTGCCAACCTCAAGGGCCACTGCCAAGCCCACACGGACGAGAGGCCCTTTGCATGTGCTGACTGTGGCAAGACCTTCAAGAGCTCTGGGGACCTGACCACTCACCAACGGGCCCACACTGGCTGCGCCGTATGTGGCAAGGGCTTCACCCACTCCTCTACCCTGCTGACTCACCAGTTGGTCCACACCGATGAGAGGCCCGTCAGGTGTTCCGAGTGTGGCAAGGCCTTCAAGAGCTTTCAGGAACTGAGGCGCCACCAGCGGCAGCACACAGGTGAGCGGCCCTGTACCTGCCCTGTCCGTGGCAAGtgctttgcccattcctccaacctCCAGAAGCACCATCGGGTCTACTCCGGTGAATGA
- the LOC140716465 gene encoding interleukin-17F-like isoform X1: protein MSIPVVILFMTLMTSQQGAEARLRNARQLRIRREASCNETSPCNLMGHRPNQTLNLDKCTADNYSRPDRLNELALSPWTYKNCYDENRYPENILAAVCKGRFCEQPLAEMRSVAIQHIMEVTYRFLDQGEQKNCIDHLEVPIGCTCIPD, encoded by the exons ATGTCCATCCCAGTG GTGATTCTGTTCATGACGCTGATGACCAGCCAACAAGGAGCGGAGGCACGGCTTCGGAATGCGAGGCAGCTGAGGATTCGGAGGGAGGCCAGCTGTAATGAAACGAGTCCATGCAACCTCATGGGACACAGACCCAACCAGACCTTGAATCTGGACAAATGCACAGCAGACAACTACAGCCGCCCAGACCGACTCAATGAGCTCGCCCTCTCCCCATGGACTTACAA GAACTGCTACGATGAGAACCGTTACCCGGAGAACATCCTGGCGGCGGTATGCAAGGGGAGGTTCTGTGAGCAGCCGCTGGCGGAGATGCGCTCTGTCGCTATCCAACACATCATGGAGGTGACTTACCGCTTCTTGGACCAGGGCGAGCAGAAAAACTGCATCGATCACCTGGAAGTGCCCATCGGGTGCACCTGCATCCCGGACTAG
- the LOC140716465 gene encoding interleukin-17F-like isoform X2 — MTLMTSQQGAEARLRNARQLRIRREASCNETSPCNLMGHRPNQTLNLDKCTADNYSRPDRLNELALSPWTYKNCYDENRYPENILAAVCKGRFCEQPLAEMRSVAIQHIMEVTYRFLDQGEQKNCIDHLEVPIGCTCIPD, encoded by the exons ATGACGCTGATGACCAGCCAACAAGGAGCGGAGGCACGGCTTCGGAATGCGAGGCAGCTGAGGATTCGGAGGGAGGCCAGCTGTAATGAAACGAGTCCATGCAACCTCATGGGACACAGACCCAACCAGACCTTGAATCTGGACAAATGCACAGCAGACAACTACAGCCGCCCAGACCGACTCAATGAGCTCGCCCTCTCCCCATGGACTTACAA GAACTGCTACGATGAGAACCGTTACCCGGAGAACATCCTGGCGGCGGTATGCAAGGGGAGGTTCTGTGAGCAGCCGCTGGCGGAGATGCGCTCTGTCGCTATCCAACACATCATGGAGGTGACTTACCGCTTCTTGGACCAGGGCGAGCAGAAAAACTGCATCGATCACCTGGAAGTGCCCATCGGGTGCACCTGCATCCCGGACTAG